In the Syntrophus gentianae genome, GGGTTCCAGTACTTTTGCTTCAAATGTTTCAATTCCTGCCCCGTGAGAGGAAACGATTCGTAGAATAAGTTGGTTCAGAACTTCTTTCCTATCCTTCCTTCTTGATCCTTTTTTTGACTTTATCCCACGACTTGGTGATCAGGAAGCTTTCTTCCATGTTATTCACCATGGTCAAAAATTTCGGCCAGGGAACCGAAAAAGTCAGGACACGAGAAGGCACACAGAGACGTGCGGAGACATCAAACATACCCAATACGGCGCGAGGATTTGAAGATTGGAGCTCCCGATAGGGATAATCCACAATGGTTGCACACCCGGCGCCAAAGGGAGAAATGACGCCGTTGGGCTGCGGTTCTTCAAAATTGGCCAGGGTAAAGAGTCCAGACAGGACATCGGGAGAAGCAAAAAAGATGATCACCAACGGGTTGTCCTCAACTTCCATTTCGTCGAATCGCTTAAAAAGGATGCAGGGGCCGGGCGCTTGAAAGGTCTGCTGATGTTTCAAATGCTCCGCAACCAGTTCCGGAGATTTTTTGTACCGTTCTCCCTCAAGTTTTCCAGGGATGCCATAGGATAGAAAATATCCGAAATCCGGGGAGAGTTCGCTTTCGAACCCCAGGTATCTCTTTCCGCCGAAACAGCCGATGTTGCCGGAATCGAAACATTGCGTCTTTCCCTTTCGGACTTTTACGAGATCAGCCATTAGACAACGATGCCCTTTGGGTGGTTTCGCCAGGAGTTTCGGTTCTGCCGAGTCGGCATAATAAAAGCCGATCGGCAATTCAGCACCAGGAAAATACCGGGACCAGCGCTTTAAGAATCGCTCCTTCACTTCAATGTCCATTTCTCTCCTCCTTTTGTTTTTTTGGAATCAACCAGAGATCTGAAAAAGAAAAAAAAAGCAATGGTACGGTTCAGAATTGACCTTTCGGGAAAAGCCTTTGCATGTAAAAATCAAACCGGGCAAAAGTCCATTCCAACATGGTGTAAAATATCATCCATAATTTTAGTCATAACCCGTTGCAATCTTCTAAATACGATTTCGTAACTAAGGGAGGCATGAACGCATGTATCAACAATTGTCAATGGAAAGGATCAGCCGTTATGCTCGGCTTGCCTTACCCCTCATGTCCAAACATGACATACCCTTAATACCAGAAAATTATTCTGTTTGGTTTACATATGTTTCCGGTGTCGACAAAGATCTGACGAACAGGATCGACATGATTATTAAAAATGGAGCTTACTTCACACATACGACAAATGAAGAACTCTATCGTCAATTTTTCACCGAAAAAAATGATCATGAATTAGAAAGGATACATAAGGATTTACATCTGGCCTTGGTCACGATTATCAAACATCTGATGGAATTGTCCGGTCAGTCCCAGGATTACGAATCCTTTGTTTCTGATTCTGTCAGTATATTGTCCGAAAAATCTTCATTAGAAGATATCAAGAAGATTACCAGGGAAATCATAAAAAAAACAAAAATAATGACGACATTCAGCAAGACCCTCAAGAATGAATTGAGTCATACCATGAAAACCCTCGATGTACTCAAGAAAGATTTCGAACAGATCAAAATGGAGATCATCGAAGATTTTCTCACAGGGATGGCCAATAGAAAAGCTTTCGATGAAACCCTTGCCATCAAGATGGAAGAAGCCATGGTTGAGTCCACGGATTTGTCCTTACTACTCATCGATATAGATCATTTTAAAAAATTCAATGACAAGCATGGACATCTGATAGGAGATGAAGTGTTGAAGTTTGTGGCGAAGAAGACAAGAGAAATGGTGCGGGGAATCGATTTTGTGGCACGCTTCGGCGGTGAGGAGTTCGCTGTTCTTCTGCCCCAGACTTCGCTTAAAGGGGCTGTGGTGGTGGCAGAGAATATCAGAAAATTCTTTGCCCAGGTACAATTAAAGGCTTCATCAACCTCAAAACCCCTGGGAAGTTTAACGGTATCCATCGGTGGAACAAGTTATCGCCCGGGAGAACCTCCGGAAACATTTCTCGACCGTTGTGATCAAGCACTTTACTCTGCCAAGAAGGCGGGCAGAAACAAGGTAGCTTGCGCGTGACGGACCTATGACGAAATGATTAACATAGAAACCTTACGGGTTGCACGTCCATTGGTGCTCCAAATCTAAAGAAACTTGCCACAAAAATACGCTCTCCTCAAATTTCACTTTCAATAAAAATCCGGCACGCCTTGTATTCCCCCTGAAGGTTTTCAGCTAATTCTAGCAAACAGATTCTGTTTCTGATAAAGTTACTACTAAGTGGTTAATATGTTTATTAATGCTTTTTTATTGATTGCTTCGACCAATCGATGGGGACTGGCTGCTTTTTTTAAAAAAAAATGTCAGATCGAGCCCTTCTCCCTACCTATTCATCTTTCCTGCTGTCGACTTTTCTCGACAGGCAACGAAACAAGGTTTAATGGAAATGAAAATGAGTGATAGCAATCAATTGTATCAAGAACTTATCGAGGAAAATACCCGCCTGAAAAAAAGGATTCAGGAATTTGAAGAGCAAGGAAATCCGACGGAAAACAGGAAGGAAACCTTTCTTGAAAATGAAGCGCTCTTTCGATTTATCGTGGAGAATTCCCTCGATATCATCTCTATTTTCGACCTGAACCTGCAGCTTTCCTATGTCAGTCCCGCTGTTTCCCACATCCTGGGGTTTACCGTCGAGGAGGCAATGGAACAAACCCTTGACCCGATCTTTCCCCCGGAATCCCTTGAGCGCATCCGCTCGGCTTTTGCAGAAGAAATGCAACAGGAAGCATCCGGAAAGGCCGATCCAACAAGGGTGCGCATCCTGGAGGTTGAAGCATATAAAACGGACGGCTCCCGCCTCTGGATGGAGATTAGATTCTCCTTCCTGCGAAATCGGGAGGGCAAGGCTCTCGGCATCCTGGCCGTATCCCAGGACATCAGTCATCGTTATCAAGTGGAACAGGCGCTGCGAGAATCCGAAGCATACCTCCGAACCATCTTCGACAACACGCACGATGCCATATTTATTCACGACGTTGAGGGAAACATTCTGGACTGCAACCAGAGACGGCTGGAGTTATACGGCATTACTCGTGACCAGGCCCTTTCCGGATCCATTGTCAAGGATTTCTCCGCCCCGGACAATCCCTTTGAAAAGCTGCCTGGCCTATGGAAGCGGGCCCTGGAAGGAGAACCGGTATCCTTCGAATGGAAGGCAAAACGACCGAAAGACGGGTCCACTTTCGATATGGAAGTCTCGCTCAAGCGGATTGTTTTGGGCGGCCGGCCGGTCATCCTTTCAAATGCCCGGGATATCTCTGCCCACAAGGCATGGGAGGCTGCTCTGCGAGAGAGCGAGGAGAAGTTCCGCGCCCTGGTGGAAAACTGCGGTGACGGGATTCTCCGTATAGATCGAAACCATCGTTATCTCTATGCCAACTCCGTCGTCACGGAACACACGGGCATCCCTGCCGGGAACTTTATCGGCAAGACCATCCATGAACTCGGCCTTCCGGAGGAGATAGGCTCCCCGTGGTACAACGCTGTCGAGCAGGCTTTCTGTTCCGGGGAGATTCAGCGTCTTATCTTTCAGTTTCCCAGCGGCCGGTGGTTTGAATCAATCCACATCCCGGAAAGGGACGATACGGGACAAGTCAAGGCGGTGATTGCCTCGGTGCGCGATATAACAGAACACAAAAAAAACGAAGTCATGCTGGCAAGACTTTTTCAGGCTGCCCCACTGGTTATCTGCGCCACCAATTCCCGGCGAATCATCACCAAAGTCAATGATTTTGCCTTTAAGACCTTCGGCTATACTCCGGAAGAAATGCTGGGGCGTGATCCAGCATTCCTCTATTTCAATGACCAAGACTATCAGGATGCGGCAGAGGCGCTCTACACCCCGGACAATCCCACTAGGGAACTGCGGATGAAGCGAAAAAACGGCCAAGCCATCTGGGCACTGATCAGCCGTTCCCATCTCAATGGCATGGACACTTCTGACGGATCGATCGTTGTCGTCCAGGACATCACAACCCGTAAAGCCCTGGAAGAACAACTCCGGCAGGCCCAGAAGATGGAAGCCATCGGCCAACTGGCGGGGGGCGTCGCCCATGACTTCAACAACATGCTCCAGGCCATCCTGGGTTACACTAATATCGTGCTGCACATGCTCGAACCGGATGACAAACGGTATAAAAAGTTGATGGAAGTTGAAAAGGCCGGGGAAAAGGCGGCCCAGCTGACCCGGCAGTTGCTCGCTTTCAGCAGGCGGCAGGTGCTTAAGCTCGGCCCGCTGGATCTGAACCAGATCATCGATGATCTGCTGAAGATGCTCCGCCGCCTCATCGGTGAAAACATCGACTTGAATCTTGTTACGGACAAGGCATTATGGACGGTAAACGCCGACCGCGGGCAGATGGAACAGGTGCTCCTCAATCTCTGCGTCAATGCCCGGGATGCCATGCCTGACGGAGGATGGCTGTCCATTGAAACAGCCAATGTCTCGTTCGACGAGGACTATTGCGTCAGACATGATTGGGCAAAGCCGGGGGATTACGTCCTGTTGAGCATTACCGATTCCGGCTGCGGCATGGACGAAGAGACAAAACAGAGGATATTTGAACCCTTCTTTACTACAAAGGATCAGGGACGTGGCACCGGACTGGGACTGGCGACTGTTTACGGCATCGTGCGGCAGCACGAAGGGATGGTCTATGTCTATAGCGAAGTCGGGAAGGGAACCAGATTCAACGTCTATCTACCGGCCATTGAAAAGCCGGCGGATGAAATCCCTGCCGAAGCACCGGAACCGGTCTCCGGAGGGCCTGAAACCATTCTGCTGGCAGAGGATGATGAACCGCTCCGGTTTCTGACGGAAGAGATCCTCAAGTCGGCGGGTTATCGCGTACTGACGGCCGTCGATGGGGAAGACGCTCTGCGCGTCTACCGGGAACATGGACAGGAAATCGACCTTTTGCTGCTGGATGTCGTCATGCCCCGGAAAGGGGGACATGAGGCCTGTGATGAAATCCGCACGATCCGCCCCGGTATTCCCTGTATTTTTATGAGCGGCTACAGTGAAGACGCCATTTCCAAGAACTTTGTCGTGGAACAGGAATTCCGCCTGATCCAGAAGCCGTTCAAGAGCTTGGACTTATTGAGAACATTACGGCAGGAGCTGGATCATCCTCAGCGGGAAGGCGTTCGGGAATAGCTGTCGCTTTAGAAAGGGAGGTTTCTCCCAATGACATGGATCTGGCACGCTCCAGCCACAGACAGCTTGTCTTTTGATTTATCCATTGCTCTATCAAAAATGTGGATTAATCCTTGCCATTATCTATTTATACGTCTTTTATCCCAGAGTAAGAATTTTGAGCTTCCCAAAAATCATCCTATCCCCGATTGCATGATTGCTCCCTTTGATTTACAATTCTACAAGATTAGTGTTCGATAGCATCGTTACTAATTCAAAAAGAGTTCCACAGGTCAGCGTTGTTTGTAAAAGGAAAAACGGTCTGGCACAATCCGATGACTTCACCGGCATGGAAAAAGGAGGTGATAACATCTTTACATGCCCTATGGATGACTTTCCTTGGAGGGCTATTTGCTCTCTAATTAACCGAAAGGAGACGTGAAATGAGAAGATTGGTCTTATTGATTACCGTTTTAGCGTTCCTGGTAACTGCACCAAAGACCTTTGCGGGCATAGTAGCAGATCCCGGCTTTGATTTATTGCCAGCTGGTGTTGGAGTAGAGGGTAGCGGAGGGTTGGTTGGCCCATTCTGGACAGGGTATTCAACAGGTAACCCTACATTCTGGTATCAGACATGGGCATGGCAGAATGCTGCTGTTACGCCTCCGAACGTGCAAGAATGGTGGGATGGAAACCTGATTGGAACAAGCGGCATTTATCAGGCAAACATCCCTGTCGTTGTGGGACAATGCTATACAGCAAGTGTCTGGTACACTGATCCATGGCAAATGGGAGCTTTCAGCGCCGATATAAGAATTGGGATTGATTTTCTTGGAATTGCTCCAGGTCCGGGTTTAGGTCTCGGTGCACCGTTAACTACGATCTGGTCGCCATGGGTTCCCGTTGGGATGAATTGGGCTCAATTGGTTACGCCTGGCATGGTTTCTCCCGCCGCCATGGCAACATTGTATATAGAGACCCGGTCCCGTCCAGGATCAGGTCTGCCTGACAGGGTATACATAGATGATGCTCAGATGCAGGTCGTCCCTTTACCCGCATCGATACTCCTTCTTGGTCTTGGTCTTGTTGGACTGACAGGAGTCAGAAGAACGATGAAGTAAAAATTCAGGTGGGTGATAGTTGGGGTCAAATCGTTTGGGAAACAGGCCTTCGAGATAGGATACCTTAACCCTGCCGCCTAAACCCACGATTTACCGTTTAGTCTTGATGTTATTTTCTTTCCATCCTTGGTTTTATCGAAAAAGGGATAAAGAGGAACAAAGAAAGGGCCTCCCAGTTCGACGAACATGAGAGGCCCTTTCTTCTTCAATTCAATTAGCTAAGATTATTTTTTTGCTACGGCATCCTTCAGCTTCTTGCCTGCTGTAAACTTGGGGACTTTCTTCGCTTTAATTTTGATTGGTTTCCCGGTCTGTGGATTTCGTCCAGTTCTGGCTGCCCTCTTGGCAACCTTGAACGTGCCGAAGCCGATGAGTGTTACGGATTCACCCTTCTTAAGAGCTTCTGTCATCGATCCAAGAACACATGCAACAGTTTCTTGCGCTAACTTCTTTTTCCCAACAACTTTTGTTACTGCCTCAACCAAATCACCTTTATTCATCCCTTTTCCTCCATAGAAATGTTGTTTGTCAATAACTACGGCAGTTACACAGCCTATTCAGGCCGGAAGTATTATGTAAAGGGCATTTAATAAAAAGTCAACAAATATTATTAATAATATCAGCAATTAACGAGATAAATTTTGGGATGTCCCCGTCAATTAGGATTTTCAGCTCATTACATCCTGCTTCCTGAAGAGGCATCAGGAATTATTGCGTTACAACGACAAAGACCTACTCGCTTGAGTAGGTCCGTCCGAAAAAAACCTAAGCACAGATATCCGTCAATTGGTCACTTGACGCCAGGAAATCTTTTCCAGATTTCTTACCCGCGGTGTTCCCGGCGGCAGATTACTCAGACTGATGTTGTATGACCAGTTTCGGGTCGGTGCGTTGTAAACGCTGCCCGTCCCTGGCCATTTTGTTGTAGCCTGCTGACTTTGCCAGAGGCACGCCAGAGATCCACCATAGGTGAAGGTCTGTCCGGACCAGTTTTCCAGAAAGCGGATGAGATTTTCCACACCTCCACTGTAATTGCTTCCGGCAGTCGCCACATTCCCGGTCACAACGGCAGTATTGACCGTTGTGGCGGTAGCGGGGCGGCTGGATATGCCGGAGGCGCTGTTCGTGTCGTTCCAGCTGTTGGAAAGGACCGTCAAGGCATCGGAGAAAACCGCGGCCGCCTTGTTGTCCGTATTGTAATCGCCCTGGATGTAAAGGGGATTGTTTGTAGCCACGGAAAGCCCTCCGGTAGGCAGGCTGCTGCCGTTTATCAGACGTACCGCTGGGTTCGTGATGTTGTCGGAAGAAACATAGAGAATGCCGGAATCACATCCTGTGGGAGGATCATTCAACGCAGCCATAGCCACGGGGTTTGACGCAAGCACTGAGACATCCACCTGCACGGTAGACATGACTTTGCTTTCCCGCTGGTCCGTAAAATCGGAGCTGGTGACGGTGATGGGATTCGTATAAGTCCCGCCGGCCGTAAGATCGAGAACGTTGCCGCTCTTGTCATAGGCGGTACCGTCAATGATGCGCAGTCCGGATTGTGCGTGGAGGCTGCTGGAATCGGTGGTGCCGAGAATGTCAATGGGGTTTGAACTCGATGTTGATAAAGGCATATTGAGACTCGTAATGCCATGGTCTTCCGATTTGACCGTTCCACCCCACGTACTGGTCGCATCCTCCTTCCACGTTGAGCTGGAACTGTCAAAATTCAGCCCTTTAAGCGTTCCGGAGGAATTCGCGATCATCACGTTATTGGTCCCGGGCGAAACGGTAGAGTCCTTCCTCCCATGATAAATATCGCCGGCCGCCGTGACTCGGGTATTGATCGTGAGCGTCGCTGAGGAATACATATACATATCGCTGTTGGAATGAATGCGGCCGCCAGAAAAGGTCATGTTGGCCCCCGGGAGCATTTCGAGGTCCTGTTCGTAGAAGATGCCGAACTGGAACAAGGGGATAAGCTGGTCTTCCATATTATAGATCACCGTGGCTCTGGAGTTTGTGTTGTTTTTGGCGGCGGTGGAAGTAATTGTATAATTCTGGCAGTAAGCCATCAGTCCGGCATAATCCCCCTTCGTCACTGTTTTCTGAGTCTCAGTCCCTACTTTGGCAAGGAACCCGGAAGTTGTAAAAGAAAATCCGCTCATCGTTGGCGGAACAACGCTGGAGGTGGATCCATTCAAGACCTTCAATGCAGCGCGCAGCCGGTTCACTCCATACTCGGCGCCGGCTTCGGCGGCATAGAGGACCTCCTCTCCTGACCTATAATTGCCGCTGATTTTCAAGTCCGTGGTGCTGTTCAGAAGAGCCGTGGTTCCGAGAATGGCTAAAACGGCAACAAGGAGTATCCCGACCACCAGCATGACACCTTTTTCATCTGCCAACGGTTTTATGATTCTGTTCAGTTTCATACATTCTCCTTATCAATATTCAAATCTTGAATTTTTCTAGCAGAATTACCACTTTTTCTTAGTTGTTGTCTTCGTTGTCGTCGAAGTGGTTGATGACGATGATGTCGTTGATGAAGTTGAAGTCGTTGATGATGATGAGCTTGATGATGAGCTGGAAGAGGAGCTCGTTGTTGAGGTCGACGCCACGATGCTGTCATCCGTTGGCAGATTTCGAATAGCCACCTCGGAAGCAAGGGTGTAGGTCCGGTAGCTTCCCGTGTTTGAATCCGGTTTGGCAGACTGTGCCGTCAAGGATACCTGCACCGCCCTGATACTATCGAGTTGGGCGGACGTTGGAGTCGTTGTCTGGGTTTCGTCATCGAGAATGTACGTAAAATTTAAATTTTCAATATGTTCCACAACCGGATTCTTCGTCCCGTTGGACGTTCTCCCCAGGCACTTCACTCCATCCGAGGTATAGAGGTCATAGCTGATGTTTTCATTCGGATTTGTAGAATCAGCGGTGGTGTCTCCATCACCGTCGAGGTCGGAAATGAAACTGATGGAATTGGCCGTCGCGGCAGTGATCCCAGGCTTGTTCGTACCGGTCATACTTGTAGGATTATAGCCGGCGATCCGGATTTCCCGGGAAAGCATGTCCATGGCGGCCCGGGCATTCTGTTGCAATTCCACAACCTGTTCCTGATTACTGAATGTTTTATTCTGCACGTTAAAGATATTGTACATTGCATAAAGAACAATCAGCCCTATTGCCATTGCAACTAACAATTCAAGAACGGTAAAACCGAGCGCCCTGGGATTTTTTTTTAAATATCGTTGCATAGGAGAGAGAATCCTTTCTGCAATGAACATGTCATCGATTATTGTGCTACCGAGGAGCTTAATGTGACCTGACGGGAATTACCCATCCATGACCACGTCACACTTACGGTAATGTTTTTCATATCATCTGATGGATCGGCATCTGCAGCATCGGGATCCACCGTTGCAATGGTCCACGATCTTGTGAAGTATGCACCGGACGCCGAAGTTTGAACCGTTCCGGAACTCGTTGCATAATCCGTATTGGTACCGTCTGTTAAAGACGCATAATCCGTATTTTTTAATTCTTCCAGTTTCTCCCCGGCCAATGTCGTTGCAGTTGTACTGGCCTTGCTGGAGGTGTTGGCCCTGACGACCGTCGCGGTTAAACCGACCATTTCCGTCAGGGCGACAACGAGAATCAAAATGGCCACTAATACCTCAAGCATTGTAAAACCGGCGCTGCTATCTATCCGTCTCATCTCTGTTTTTATAATGTTAGGTCTCATAATTGTTATAGAAAAATTTTAGGGTTAAAATGGTTAAAATTATGAATTTTCATCAATTTTGATACGCCCGCCTGTAGAAATCTTGATATAGAGTTGATCCCCCCTTGAGTTGGAGACGGTTATTTTTCCGTTAAGAGCTGTCCCGTTTCCATAAAACACAGGATTGTATCCCGATGAAGACGATGCAAAAGTAACATCGTAGTAATCCGGATGAATATCCTTGGAAGGTCCGCCTTCTCCCGTATCCACGGTCAGGTTTTTATTCACGTCCCGGGCAATCTGATATTGATGGTCGTTGGCTAACGATACAAGGACCCAATTATTTTGACTGACCGCCTGCATCCGGGCGTTCATCAAGTCGGATGCAATCACACGGGCGGCGCCGCTCAATCGGCGTTGCGTCATGAATTCCTGAAAGTTGGGAGCAGCGATGGCGGCCAGAATCGCCATAATGGCCATGGCAACGACCAATTCAATTACGGTGAAACCTCTTGACGAATCCTGCGTCATTTTTTCTCTCCTGCATGAATGAATCGGTAAATTCCCGCGCAACTTTAATGTCCTCTCATGTCCCTTTGGCTGGTACGTTATGTCAAAAAATACAGGGCCTTGTCAATATCTGACAACGACTTAATCTGTGATTTTATTCACTATTTAAGAACATTGTTTTTCTTCCGGCTCGGCATCCATTCGCTGCTTATGTTGATGCCCGCAACCAAAGAATATTGACTTATTTTTAAATTCATGAAATTAGTAAAATCCATGATTTGAGATGCGAGCCTTGCAATCAACTTCCCCCTTTCTTCAATAGACACGATGGCGAAGGCATACTTATGATCATCACCGATTTACTCAAGCAGATCCCTCTCTTCGAATCCATGGCGGATGTCGAACGCCAGCAGTTGTCAACGCTTCTTCAGCGCCGTCAGCTTCGGAAAGGAGGAATACTCTTTCGCAAAGGCGATAAAGGGTCTGCCTTTTTCATCATCATTAAGGGACTGGTCAAAATCAGTGTTTCCAGCAAGCTTGGCGATGAAGTCACCCTGGCCCTTCTCAGGAACGGAGATTTTTTCGGGGAAATGGCCCTTCTGGACGAGCAGCCCCGTTCAGCCGATGCCGTGGCTCTTGAAGACAGCCTCCTTTATGTCCTTGATCGCAATGATTTCTTCCCTTTCCTCTTTAAAAACGAAAACGCCGTTCGGTCCATACTGCGGGCTCTCTCCCTGCGTCTCCGGAGAGCGGATGATTTGTTTACGGAAATATCCTTCCTCACGGTCCCGGCCCGCCTGGCCAAGCGCCTTGTTGAACTTGCCGAGCCTCTGGAATCTCAAAGGAGCGAACCGAAAGAATATAAAATTCGAATGTCTCAGCGGGAACTCGCCAGCATGCTGGGTGTCACCCGGGAAAGCATTAACAAGGAATTGAAGATTCTGAAAGACAAAGGGCTGGTCGAGACTTCAAGAAACAGCATCCTCATTCGAGACATTGATCGCCTGAAGCGTCGCACCCGTTAACAATCCATCTCTATAACTGGTGGTACAGGAACAGATTGACGGCACATTCGCCGACAAAGAGGTAGGCTACGGCCCCAATCGAAAGAAAAGGCCCAAAGGGCACGGCATATTTCATATCCCGCCCCTTAATCAACATCAGCGATATCCCGACAAGGGCGCCTGCCAGTGAACTGACCAGAAGGATGAACAACAGGGATTTCCACCCGAGAAAGGCGCCCAGCATAGCCAGCAGTTTGATGTCCCCACCCCCCATGCCTTCCCGCTTGGTTGCCACTTCATAAAGTACGGC is a window encoding:
- a CDS encoding Crp/Fnr family transcriptional regulator gives rise to the protein MIITDLLKQIPLFESMADVERQQLSTLLQRRQLRKGGILFRKGDKGSAFFIIIKGLVKISVSSKLGDEVTLALLRNGDFFGEMALLDEQPRSADAVALEDSLLYVLDRNDFFPFLFKNENAVRSILRALSLRLRRADDLFTEISFLTVPARLAKRLVELAEPLESQRSEPKEYKIRMSQRELASMLGVTRESINKELKILKDKGLVETSRNSILIRDIDRLKRRTR
- a CDS encoding type IV pilus modification PilV family protein — translated: MRRIDSSAGFTMLEVLVAILILVVALTEMVGLTATVVRANTSSKASTTATTLAGEKLEELKNTDYASLTDGTNTDYATSSGTVQTSASGAYFTRSWTIATVDPDAADADPSDDMKNITVSVTWSWMGNSRQVTLSSSVAQ
- a CDS encoding VPLPA-CTERM sorting domain-containing protein, with product MRRLVLLITVLAFLVTAPKTFAGIVADPGFDLLPAGVGVEGSGGLVGPFWTGYSTGNPTFWYQTWAWQNAAVTPPNVQEWWDGNLIGTSGIYQANIPVVVGQCYTASVWYTDPWQMGAFSADIRIGIDFLGIAPGPGLGLGAPLTTIWSPWVPVGMNWAQLVTPGMVSPAAMATLYIETRSRPGSGLPDRVYIDDAQMQVVPLPASILLLGLGLVGLTGVRRTMK
- a CDS encoding HU family DNA-binding protein → MNKGDLVEAVTKVVGKKKLAQETVACVLGSMTEALKKGESVTLIGFGTFKVAKRAARTGRNPQTGKPIKIKAKKVPKFTAGKKLKDAVAKK
- a CDS encoding GGDEF domain-containing protein — its product is MYQQLSMERISRYARLALPLMSKHDIPLIPENYSVWFTYVSGVDKDLTNRIDMIIKNGAYFTHTTNEELYRQFFTEKNDHELERIHKDLHLALVTIIKHLMELSGQSQDYESFVSDSVSILSEKSSLEDIKKITREIIKKTKIMTTFSKTLKNELSHTMKTLDVLKKDFEQIKMEIIEDFLTGMANRKAFDETLAIKMEEAMVESTDLSLLLIDIDHFKKFNDKHGHLIGDEVLKFVAKKTREMVRGIDFVARFGGEEFAVLLPQTSLKGAVVVAENIRKFFAQVQLKASSTSKPLGSLTVSIGGTSYRPGEPPETFLDRCDQALYSAKKAGRNKVACA
- a CDS encoding PilW family protein, with translation MQRYLKKNPRALGFTVLELLVAMAIGLIVLYAMYNIFNVQNKTFSNQEQVVELQQNARAAMDMLSREIRIAGYNPTSMTGTNKPGITAATANSISFISDLDGDGDTTADSTNPNENISYDLYTSDGVKCLGRTSNGTKNPVVEHIENLNFTYILDDETQTTTPTSAQLDSIRAVQVSLTAQSAKPDSNTGSYRTYTLASEVAIRNLPTDDSIVASTSTTSSSSSSSSSSSSSTTSTSSTTSSSSTTSTTTKTTTKKKW
- a CDS encoding DUF169 domain-containing protein, producing the protein MDIEVKERFLKRWSRYFPGAELPIGFYYADSAEPKLLAKPPKGHRCLMADLVKVRKGKTQCFDSGNIGCFGGKRYLGFESELSPDFGYFLSYGIPGKLEGERYKKSPELVAEHLKHQQTFQAPGPCILFKRFDEMEVEDNPLVIIFFASPDVLSGLFTLANFEEPQPNGVISPFGAGCATIVDYPYRELQSSNPRAVLGMFDVSARLCVPSRVLTFSVPWPKFLTMVNNMEESFLITKSWDKVKKRIKKEG
- a CDS encoding hybrid sensor histidine kinase/response regulator — encoded protein: MSDSNQLYQELIEENTRLKKRIQEFEEQGNPTENRKETFLENEALFRFIVENSLDIISIFDLNLQLSYVSPAVSHILGFTVEEAMEQTLDPIFPPESLERIRSAFAEEMQQEASGKADPTRVRILEVEAYKTDGSRLWMEIRFSFLRNREGKALGILAVSQDISHRYQVEQALRESEAYLRTIFDNTHDAIFIHDVEGNILDCNQRRLELYGITRDQALSGSIVKDFSAPDNPFEKLPGLWKRALEGEPVSFEWKAKRPKDGSTFDMEVSLKRIVLGGRPVILSNARDISAHKAWEAALRESEEKFRALVENCGDGILRIDRNHRYLYANSVVTEHTGIPAGNFIGKTIHELGLPEEIGSPWYNAVEQAFCSGEIQRLIFQFPSGRWFESIHIPERDDTGQVKAVIASVRDITEHKKNEVMLARLFQAAPLVICATNSRRIITKVNDFAFKTFGYTPEEMLGRDPAFLYFNDQDYQDAAEALYTPDNPTRELRMKRKNGQAIWALISRSHLNGMDTSDGSIVVVQDITTRKALEEQLRQAQKMEAIGQLAGGVAHDFNNMLQAILGYTNIVLHMLEPDDKRYKKLMEVEKAGEKAAQLTRQLLAFSRRQVLKLGPLDLNQIIDDLLKMLRRLIGENIDLNLVTDKALWTVNADRGQMEQVLLNLCVNARDAMPDGGWLSIETANVSFDEDYCVRHDWAKPGDYVLLSITDSGCGMDEETKQRIFEPFFTTKDQGRGTGLGLATVYGIVRQHEGMVYVYSEVGKGTRFNVYLPAIEKPADEIPAEAPEPVSGGPETILLAEDDEPLRFLTEEILKSAGYRVLTAVDGEDALRVYREHGQEIDLLLLDVVMPRKGGHEACDEIRTIRPGIPCIFMSGYSEDAISKNFVVEQEFRLIQKPFKSLDLLRTLRQELDHPQREGVRE
- a CDS encoding GspH/FimT family pseudopilin, with product MTQDSSRGFTVIELVVAMAIMAILAAIAAPNFQEFMTQRRLSGAARVIASDLMNARMQAVSQNNWVLVSLANDHQYQIARDVNKNLTVDTGEGGPSKDIHPDYYDVTFASSSSGYNPVFYGNGTALNGKITVSNSRGDQLYIKISTGGRIKIDENS
- a CDS encoding pilus assembly PilX family protein; its protein translation is MKLNRIIKPLADEKGVMLVVGILLVAVLAILGTTALLNSTTDLKISGNYRSGEEVLYAAEAGAEYGVNRLRAALKVLNGSTSSVVPPTMSGFSFTTSGFLAKVGTETQKTVTKGDYAGLMAYCQNYTITSTAAKNNTNSRATVIYNMEDQLIPLFQFGIFYEQDLEMLPGANMTFSGGRIHSNSDMYMYSSATLTINTRVTAAGDIYHGRKDSTVSPGTNNVMIANSSGTLKGLNFDSSSSTWKEDATSTWGGTVKSEDHGITSLNMPLSTSSSNPIDILGTTDSSSLHAQSGLRIIDGTAYDKSGNVLDLTAGGTYTNPITVTSSDFTDQRESKVMSTVQVDVSVLASNPVAMAALNDPPTGCDSGILYVSSDNITNPAVRLINGSSLPTGGLSVATNNPLYIQGDYNTDNKAAAVFSDALTVLSNSWNDTNSASGISSRPATATTVNTAVVTGNVATAGSNYSGGVENLIRFLENWSGQTFTYGGSLACLWQSQQATTKWPGTGSVYNAPTRNWSYNISLSNLPPGTPRVRNLEKISWRQVTN